Proteins from a genomic interval of Hippocampus zosterae strain Florida chromosome 14, ASM2543408v3, whole genome shotgun sequence:
- the LOC127615290 gene encoding olfactomedin-like, producing the protein MIVPLCVFALLGSTLAWGGLNQWHELSVNAETGSGGADSCTCDAFLPSSTFPVKDLAVVEQAAEQISHKLEMEMAKIEDYEMKMTQYAEKIIELTREIELLEKKPDANSDATLENMELKIKQVEALVEELKISFKSSGTVFQSLHQEITVMVKSLDQLEKTHDTNLVLQTRREYIKIQMELEECERRHQEIFNPNIGSCDHTGIIKVSKPLVSQLNAQLGTSYIYGGWGKDSKPIPDRESMYWFSGDSSIYIDDIRFYSNYKDLVLRKPFLHHTIPSGWNGLGSNYIVRGNTLYYQKYSPFGLAKYNFTSMTYDSRVIPGASSTFSYANYDHQIFDFAADENGLWVTYATDQSNGKMVIAKINEESFGIEEVWETSVYKPAINNIFMVCGVLYAVRTVDIQNDEIFLMFDTKTKEEKHISIFFERFQDKYSNLDYNPSDQKLYMYTNGYYVNYHLWFNHTATATVEPPFAPTQI; encoded by the exons AtgattgtccctctgtgtgtcTTTGCTCTACTGGGCTCCACACTGGCCTGGGGG GGTTTGAACCAATGGCATGAACTTAGTGTGAATGCTGAGACTGGAAGCGGGGGTGCAGACTCTTGCACTTGTGATGCCTTCTTGCCAAGTTCTACGTTTCCCGTGAAAGATCTAGCGGTGGTGGAGCAGGCAGCTGAGCAGATCTCCCACAAGCTGGAAATGGAGATGGCCAAG ATTGAGGACTATGAGATGAAGATGACACAATATGCGGAAAAGATCATCGAGCTGACAAGGGAAATTGAGCTACTGGAAAAGAAACCTGATGCCAATAGTGATGCCACTTTGGAAAACATGGAGTTGAAGATTAAGCAAGTCGAGGCTCTGGTTGAGGAGCTGAAGATTTCATTCAAAAGCTCTGGCACCGTCTTCCAGTCTCTTCACCAAGAG atcACAGTCATGGTGAAGAGCCTCGATCAGCTGGAGAAGACCCACGACACGAATTTGGTTCTACAGACACGCCGAGAGTACATCAAGATCCAAATGGAGCTAGAAGAGTGCGAGAGACGCCATCAAGAGATCTTCAACCCCAACATCG GTTCCTGCGATCATACGGGTATCATCAAGGTCAGCAAGCCCCTTGTgagtcaacttaatgctcaacTAGGCACCTCCTATATATACGGCGGCTGGGGCAAAGATTCAAAGCCTATTCCTGACAGGGAGTCTATGTACTGGTTTTCTGGAGACTCTTCTATTTACATCGATGACATTAGGTTCTACAGTAACTACAAAGATCTGGTattgagaaaacctttcctGCATCACACCATTCCAAGTGGGTGGAATGGTCTTGGCAGCAATTATATAGTTCGTGGCAACACACTATATTATCAGAAATACAGTCCATTTGGCTTGGCTAAATATAATTTTACCAGCATGACATATGATTCCAGGGTGATTCCGGGGGCAAGCTCAACCTTTTCCTATGCCAACTATGATCATCAGATCTTTGATTTTGCTGCAGATGAGAATGGTCTTTGGGTGACCTATGCCACAGATCAGTCAAATGGCAAGATGGTCATTGCTAAAATAAACGAAGAATCTTTTGGGATTGAGGAAGTATGGGAGACCAGTGTCTATAAACCAGCCATTAACAACATCTTTATGGTTTGTGGTGTTCTTTATGCTGTCAGGACAGTTGACATCCAGAATGACGAGATCTTTTTGATGTTTGACACTAAAACCAAAGAAGAGAAGCACATAAGTATATTTTTTGAGCGATTCCAGGATAAGTATTCCAACCTGGACTACAATCCATCTGATCAGAAGCTATACATGTACACTAATGGCTACTATGTCAATTACCACCTTTGGTTTAACCACACAGCTACGGCCACAGTCGAACCCCCTTTTGCTCCAACCCAAATCTAA
- the LOC127615289 gene encoding LOW QUALITY PROTEIN: leucine-rich repeat-containing protein 74A (The sequence of the model RefSeq protein was modified relative to this genomic sequence to represent the inferred CDS: inserted 1 base in 1 codon), translated as MFEGASILVCLELTGSSRFPYGVLFSLSELLSTFPDNCSLSFFSFCPADKCLWLSCRPGGIFGDLNIGLVAAALSHTNVPLTAAEGQQSAGFLTKSLSLEDDDPATTLRRGLEEDFGADLDEQEVRSNKASVADVYLKACKLLGVVPVSYFIRNLDSRTMTLNHHGLGPLGCKALAIALVSDTHLNILELADNYIQAEGAKDLSEMLKANFTIQHLDLSDNHLHSSGAEHVGKILLDSVSLKSIKLSGNGFTDDDAKYFAEALSVNVSMKEVDLSHNKFCGRGGEHLGLLLANNECLEVLNLCWNQLRMKGAVALSAGLKVNTMLKHLDLSWNGFGNEGALAIGEALKFNHTLVHLNLNNNRITNGGVSMLCRGLKYNDTLQVLMLAYNSLTVEGALSLVYMVKKMPKTSLEEINISNVLVNENFLHLLEVTCKEHPGVNVQYAGVGGFIAKKPLKHIDPMKVIQDYLNQHKLRLWDFFRNIDKDATMRVPVIDFRNAIQQSTVPLDRFQIEELIQRLDRNRTGMVDYRGLVDTRKQMMQNHRRQLRKVASRLKKEKHKSDRILKTFQNAVEALTPHGSAVIYPQDTKEDPTGSNRFSDTFFSSRHHIVMSNSATISNPSSGHIHLPVLAGRTPHRFTKSPNLHSRSQPNLQTCSLRSAEGRSIPARAVSSNPETGHSKLKQPTVNHLTRSRPGLDTTEFGIKAKKXNTSKVKKLVGKYSKNPETF; from the exons TTCTTTATCGGAGCTCTTGTCTACCTTCCCGGATAATTGTTCGCtctcctttttctccttttgtccTGCTGACAAATGTCTTTGGCTGAGCTGTCGGCCCGGCGGAATTTTCGGAGACTTGAACATCGGGCTTGTGGCAGCAGCACTCTCACACACCAACGTGCCATTGACAGCTGCAGAAGGGCAACAAAGTGCAGGATTCTTGACAAAG TCCCTCTCTTTAGAGGATGATGATCCAGCGACAACATTGAGACGAGGCTTGGAGGAGGATTTTGGCGCAGACTTAGACG AACAAGAAGTCAGAAGCAATAAAGCATCTGTAGCTGATGTCTACCTAAAAGCCTGCAAGCTGCTGGGTGTTGTTCCAGTCTCCTACTTCATCCGGAACCTCGACTCTCGCACCATGACCCTCAACCACCACGGCCTTGGACCGTTGGGGTGCAAGGCACTCGCTATTGCCTTGGTG AGTGACACGCATCTCAACATTCTGGAACTGGCAGACAACTACATCCAAGCAGAGGGAGCCAAGGACCTGTCAGAGATGCTGAAAGCTAATTTCACCATTCAGCATTTG GACTTGTCGGACAACCATCTTCATTCTTCTGGAGCTGAGCATGTGGGTAAAATTTTGCTGGACAGCGTTTCACTAAAATCGATCAAACTTTCAG GAAATGGATTTACAGACGATGATGCAAAGTATTTTGCAGAGGCTTTGTCT GTCAATGTAAGTATGAAGGAAGTAGACCTCAGCCATAATAAGTTTTGTGGACGAGGAGGCGAGCATCTAGGACTGTTGTTAG CAAACAACGAGTGTCTGGAGGTGCTGAACCTTTGTTGGAATCAACTCAGAATGAAAGGAGCTGTTGCTCTCAGTGCTGGACTCAAG GTGAACACGATGTTAAAGCACCTTGACCTATCATGGAATGGTTTTGGGAATGAAGGGGCCCTCGCAATAGGCGAGGCTCTGAAATTCAATCACACTCTGGTGCACCTCAATCTCAACAACAACCGTATCACCAATGGAGGTGTCAGCATGCTCTGCAGGGGCCTTAAGTACAACGACACCTTGCAGGTGCTGATG CTGGCTTACAATTCACTAACAGTAGAGGGAGCACTGTCCTTGGTCTATATGGTAAAGAAAATGCCTAAAACTTCCTTGGAGGAGATTAATATCAGT AATGTGTTGGTCAATGAAAACTTTTTACATCTGCTGGAGGTGACATGCAAAGAGCATCCTGGTGTGAATGTACAATATGCAGGTGTTGGAGGGTTTATTGCCAAGAAACCATTAAAACACATCGACCCAATGAAAGTCATCCAG GACTATCTGAATCAACACAAGCTCCGTCTGTGGGATTTCTTCCGAAATATTGACAAAGATGCCACGATGCGAGTTCCTGTGATTGATTTCAGGAACGCAATACAG CAATCAACTGTTCCCTTGGATCGATTCCAAATTGAGGAGCTTATCCAAAGGCTCGATCGCAACAGAACAGGAATGGTGGACTACAG GGGACTGGTGGATACCAGGAAGCAGATGATGCAGAATCACCGCCGACAACTGCGCAAGGTCGCATCCCGTCTGAAGAAAGAGAAGCATAAGAGCGACCGCATCCTCAAGACCTTCCAGAACGCTGTGGAGGCCCTGACGCCACACGGCTCTGCGGTCATCTATCCACAGGACACCAAAGAAGATCCCACTGGGTCAAATCGCTTTTCGGACACTTTCTTTAGCTCTCGCCACCACATCGTGATGTCAAACAGTGCCACAATCTCCAACCCCAGCAGTGGCCACATCCACCTGCCCGTGTTGGCAGGCAGGACGCCACACCGTTTCACCAAGTCTCCAAACTTGCACTCACGTTCTCAACCCAATTTGCAGACTTGTTCCCTTCGGTCTGCCGAAGGCAGGTCCATCCCTGCACGGGCTGTAAGTTCCAATCCAGAAACGGGCCACAGCAAGCTTAAACAACCAACTGTTAACCACTTGACCAGGTCCAGACCTGGTCTTGACACAACGGAGTTTGGGATTAAAGCCAAGA GCAACACATCTAAAGTGAAGAAACTTGTGGGGAAGTACTCAAAGAATCCagagacattttaa